The sequence below is a genomic window from Streptomyces sp. NBC_00289.
CATGAGGGCGACATCGGTGTCCGGGTCGTCGTACCAGTACTGGAGTACGTCGTTGCCGGAGACGTCGGCCCGGTTGCCGGAGGACACGAAGGTGGACACGCCGGTGTTCCCGGTGACACCGCCCCCGCGCCGGTGCAGCCGGGACAGCAACGCGATACCGATGGCCCCGGACTGCGCGAACAGTCCGATCCGCCCAGGCCGCGGCATCTCGGGAGCCAGGGACGCGTTCAGCCGTGTCTCCGGGGACGTGTTGATGATCCCGAAGGCGTTCGGCCCGATGATCCGCATGCCGTACGCGCGTGCGTGCCGGACGAGTTCGCGCTGGCGCTCACGCCCCTCGGGGCCGCTCTCGGCGTATCCGGCGGAGAGCACGACGAGTCCCTGCACCCCGTGCGCGCCGCATTCGGCGACGGCCTCGGGCACGTGCTCGGCCGGCACCGCGAGGACCACGACGTCGACAGGTCCGTCGATGTCGCCCACCGAGCGGTACGCGGGGACCCCGTCGATCTCCTTCTGCTCCTCGGGGAAGGCCTTGTTCACGGCGTACAGGCTGCCGGTGAACCCGGCGTCCCTGATGTTGTCGAGAACGCTCCGGCCCACTCCACCGGGGGCGCGACCGGTCCCGACGACGGCGACGGAGCCGGGCGCCAGCAGCCGGCGGACCGACCGTGCCTCGGCGCGCTGCTCCCGCGCGCGTTGCACGGCGAGCGAGCGGTCGGTGGGTTCGAGGTCGAACTCCAGGTGGACGACACCGTCCTCGAAGCTGCGCTTCTGGGTGTACCCGGCGTCCGTGAAGACCTTGATCATCTTGGTGTTGGCGGGCAGCACTTCGGCGGTGAAGCGGCGGATGCCGCGTTCGCGCGCCACGGCCGCGACATGCTCGAGGAGGGTGGAGGCGACGCCGCGACCCTGGTGGGCGTCCTGCACCAGGAAGGCGACCTCGGCCTCGTCGGCGGGAGCCGAGGCGGCCATGCCATCGGCCCCGATGCGGTCGTAGCGTACGGTGGCGATGAACTCGCCGCCGATGGTGGCCGCGAGTCCCACCCGGTCCACGAAGTCGTGGTGCGTGAAGCGGTGGACGTCCTTGGCGGACAGGCGAGGGTAGGGCGCGAAGAAGCGGTAGTACTTCGACTCGTCCGAGACCTGCTCGTAGAAGCTGACCAGGCGATCGGCGTCATCAACGGTGATGGGCCGGATGCGCGCGGTACCGCCGTCGCGCAGCACCACGTCGGCTTCCCAGTGAGCGGGATACTCGTGCCGGTCCGGCGAGGTCTGCATGGGCCCCAGAGTACGGCTCGCGTACGACAACGGCGCGAGGCAGTCTGTGGAGGACGTACGTCGGACCGAGGCCGCGGTCCGACGTCGCCGAGGAGCGGGACAACGCCCGCTCCGGGCATGCTTCACGATATGGGAAACTGGTCTAGACAACCCTGAGTACTGAAGGGCAGCATCACATGGCTGAGCGCCGCGTCAACGTCGGCTGGGCGGAGGGCCTCCACGCCCGCCCCGCCTCCATCTTCGTCCGGGCCACCACGGCCGCAGGTATCCCCGTGACGATCGCCAAGGCCGACGGCAACCCCGTCAACGCGGCCTCCATGCTGGCTGTCCTGGGCCTGGGCGCCCAGGGCGGCGAGGAGATCGTCCTCGCCTCCGACGCCGAGGGCGCGGACGCCGCGCTCGACCGCCTCGCGAAGCTGGTGGCCGAGGGTCTCGAGGAGCTCCCCGAGACCGTCTGAGCGCCTCCGCACCACACCGCGCAGCCGCGTCGGCCTTTCCGGTCGACGCGGCCGCGCTGTTTTTACGGGCCGCCGGATGTATTTACCGCGGGCATAGGCGAAATCGCCACCGCGGACATGCGAATGGCGCGAGCGCGGAATTCACCGGCACGCGAGAAAACGGGCAGCGGAAATATCGACCGCCGAATAGCACCTCTTTGTATACGGCGCCTGTGTTAATGCCGCAGGCCCGACATGTTTACGGGAGGTTGCGAGTTCCTCACACGGTCCGGGCGGTCAGCGCCCCCTCCGAAACGCAACCGGTGCGCGGCCGTCGCCCGCTCCGTGTGCAGCGCCGTGACCGCCCGCGCGCGCTCACTGTCACCGCGCGCCACGGCGTCCACGATCGCGCCGTGCTCCGCCCAGGAGTCCACCGGGTCGGCGGGCGCGTCCACCAGGAACATCCAGGCGATCTTGTGGCGCAACTGGGTCAGCATCGAAGTCATCGCCGGGCTGCCGGAGGCCTGGGCGAGCGTCTCGTGGAACCAGCCGCCCAGGGAGCGCAGGTCCTCGCTGTTGCCCCGCCTGGCCCGCTCCTGGCCCAGCCGCACCAGGCCGCGCAGCACCTTGAGGTGGGCCTCGGTACGCCGCTGGGCGGCGCGTGAGGCGCCGAGCGGCTCCAGGAGCATGCGCATCTCGAGGAGGTCGGCGCCCTCCTGCTCGGTGGGCTCCGCGACGCACGCGCCCGCGTGCCGCCGGGTCACCACGAAGCCCTCGGCCTCCAGCGTGCGCAGGGCTTCGCGGACGGGGACGCGGGAGACGCCGTAGCGACGGGCGAGCAGTTCCTCGGTGAGGCGGCTGCCGCGCTCGTAGACACCCGCGACGATGTCGTCCCGGATCGCCGTGCACACCGAGTGCGCCGGAATACGCATGACCGACCTCCGCCTTAATCCCCGTGAAACGTCGACGATTGACGTGTGTTCAGTGA
It includes:
- a CDS encoding HPr family phosphocarrier protein; translation: MAERRVNVGWAEGLHARPASIFVRATTAAGIPVTIAKADGNPVNAASMLAVLGLGAQGGEEIVLASDAEGADAALDRLAKLVAEGLEELPETV
- a CDS encoding GntR family transcriptional regulator, with translation MRIPAHSVCTAIRDDIVAGVYERGSRLTEELLARRYGVSRVPVREALRTLEAEGFVVTRRHAGACVAEPTEQEGADLLEMRMLLEPLGASRAAQRRTEAHLKVLRGLVRLGQERARRGNSEDLRSLGGWFHETLAQASGSPAMTSMLTQLRHKIAWMFLVDAPADPVDSWAEHGAIVDAVARGDSERARAVTALHTERATAAHRLRFGGGADRPDRVRNSQPPVNMSGLRH